From the genome of Mucilaginibacter paludis DSM 18603:
GTTTGTACCCGCCGAAGTAGCTACCATGATTAAGGAACGCCGCCTGTTCGGTTTTTCGTGCCAAGTAAAACCGCCTAAAAAGGAAGAAGTTACTGCTGCTAAGGACGTATAAATATGGTCCATAGTCCATGGTCCATAGTCCATGGATTGCGATGTGGGCTATGGGATGGATTAAAAAGAATCAATCGCTATGAACTATCGACCGTAGACTAAAACACCAATCACCATGGACTATCGACTATGGACCATGGACTAAACTATCAACCATGAACCATCGCCTACTAACTGTCCTGGCCACAGGGATTTCTCTTTTATGTACCAACCCGGTCTTTGGTCAGTCCAAAACCAATCCTGAATCGGCAAGGATGAAGCTGCCAAACCAAACTGCTCCGGTTAAGCAAAGTTCCATCACCTTCCATTTAGAAAAGGTTGCGGGCCTGGGCTCTGACGGTTTAAGTTCGTATGGTATTGCTACTAAAGCTGTCATCCGGGAACAACAGCCAGAAGAGTACAAGGCATATCCGGAGATGAAAAACAAGCCGGAAAACCTGAGCGATGTAATAGAATACTTTTATATTTTGGATGGCCCGCAGTTTTACTATCAAAACTATGTGGCTCATCTGTACACCAAAGAGTTTCTTATCGAAAAACTGGCTCAGCTTAAGTTTAAACTTGCCGATACCCTTCAGTTATCCAGGAAACCCGTTAAATGTTATATCTCGGCATTAGGTGGCATTAACGCTAATAAAGAGCACGTTTATATGGTTGACGCTAACAATAACGGCGATTTTTCGGACGACGTGATCAGGCCGCTTTTAAAAATGTGCTTGATGAAAGCGCTATCCTGAATGCGTCGGTACTGGTGGACATCACTTATGCCAATAACGGGGAAATTAAAAACGAAAAAAAGCTGGTGTTTGTAGCGCAATCCAACGATCCCCATCATTCGGGAATGGATTTTACATTTCCTGAATTCGGGTATTGCCGTTTCGTATACAAAGGTAAACCGTACCTGCTCGCTACCGGTAGCAATACAGCGAATCCATACATCACAGTACTGCCCGACCGGCCTTATTTCACCAGTATTGGCTGGGACAAACGTGTTAAAAAAGATCAAGTTGTGCAAATTGGCGATGATGAACTTTTGGTATCTAACATTACCGATAATACCAAAGAGATCACACTGACTGGTAATGATATATACGGCTTTGCCACCGGTTTAAACAGCAAGGGCACAAGCCCCCAAACGGCGGTTAAAAAAGCACCAGCTCTAACTTTAAGGCAAACCGGTTTTATAGCACCTCCAGTTAAGGGCATTAACATCAACCCAAATGCTTCGCCGGGCACATCAATAGCCACTGCCAACTTAAAGGGTAAATATGTTTTTATCGATTTTTGGAGTACCTACTGCGGCCCCTGTATCCAGGAGTTTGATTATTTGAAGGAGGCTTATGCAAAATACAACCGCCAACAATTGGAAATAGTAGGCGTGATTGATGATCGAGATCAGAACGTTACCCTACAGATTTTAAAAGAACACAATATCAATTGGCCCAATATTAAAATGGAAGCCAGCGGTACCAGCATACCGGGCTATCAGGATATCAACAGCTATCCTACCAACCTGTTGATAGATCCGCAAGGCAAAATTATTGCCATGGATTTACGGGGTGATGCCCTAATGAATAAATTGAAAACTTTGATCGCCCTTTAAAAACAAAATCCCCGGAAAGCAAATTCCGGGGACTTTCGTCAGTTTCGCAAAGCCTTTTACCGCTTTACGCGATAGCCATGCTACTTGATATCTTTCAAAACACGGGTAGCTTTGGCATAATCGATATAGTTGTATTTGCCTAAAATGGTACGATGTATCATCAGCTTATAAGTTCCCCAGGGTGCCGAAACTTCCGTTTCTATGGAATCTGTTTTTGCTGTTACCGGTGCTGATGATGGTACTTTTTCATTGAGCAATTCGTAAACAACGCGACCGTCCATTTGCCGGGGCACGGGTACATGCTGCAGGTATAATACCGTAGGCGCAATATCTACGTTGGAGGTAGGCAGTTCGCTTTCAAATGTTTTTTTGAAGCTCGGCCCGGCAGCCATCAGTGCGATATGCACCTCATACGGGCTAAACCCGCCGTGCCCCGCAACACCGCCCGAAAAACTGGTACCTTCGTAACCAAACTTATTTTTACTGTTATCCCATTTTTCATCTACCAGGATATCTGCCGAGCGCGTAGGATGGTTCCAATGGATAGCCTCAAAGGCAAGCGTTCCTGCAACCCAGCCTTTCAGGTCGCCAGGGTTAGTACCTTTGGTAAATACCGGGCCAACAAAATCCTGTTCCTGCAGGGTGGCAACAATCTTTTTAATTACTTCAGCGTCATGATTTTTTACATAGATGGCACCTTCGGCAACCACAACATCATCCGATAGGCGATCCTTTTTCAGCCCCTTTTCAATCAGCACGCTGGTTACGTTCTGCTTGCCCACATGGGTAACAAAACCATGATCTGTCGAGATGATGATGTTATAAACCTGATCCAGGTTGTTGCTTTTCAGGTACTCCATTATCCGGCCAAATTCGTGATCGACAGACTGGATCGACGCCATAGCGGTTTCGCTGCCAATACCATCGGCATGGGCGGTACCGTCGGGGTCAGAAAACCAGATGGCGCTTACCGCAGGCCCATTGGCGGCTAAACCAAATTTAATCAGCGCGTCGGCAACCCATTTGTGCTGGGCTGTATTGGGTTTTTCATGTTTGGGTATAGGGCCAATGGAGTTAACTACGGTATCTTTAAACGATTCGGGCAAAATCATGGATGGGTTTACAATAGCGCCGCCGCTAACCGTATGATTTTGCAATAAGGCCTGCCCGGTTGAACCGGAGCTGAACACCATCATGCGCTTGCCAGCGGCTTTCAATAATTCGCCCAGCGATACGGTGGTAAGCAATTTACCATTAGTAGCTTTGCTAATGCGATTCAGATCCTCCGCTTCGCCGGTATTAAGGCCCTTTAATTGATCCACCTCGGGGAAATATACCGTATTGCCCATCAGGCCGGTTTTAGCCGGATAGCTACCTGTTGAATAAGCCGATGAATTAACACGGGTTACGGTTGGGTAAACGCTATGGTGCTGTTTACCGTACGATCCTTGTTTCCTGAAGGCGTATAAATTGGGCATTGCCTCGGGGGTAATATAATCCGGGCGCAGTCCGTCAAAAAACACGATCAGCGTTTTTAGTTCTTTCGAGTTCGGTTTAACCTGGGCATTGGCTCCGGCTGCCACAAGCAGTAATACAAACGCCTGTAGTATGATTGTTTTTTTAAACATGATATTTTATCGTTATCGTTTTAA
Proteins encoded in this window:
- a CDS encoding TlpA family protein disulfide reductase encodes the protein MLDESAILNASVLVDITYANNGEIKNEKKLVFVAQSNDPHHSGMDFTFPEFGYCRFVYKGKPYLLATGSNTANPYITVLPDRPYFTSIGWDKRVKKDQVVQIGDDELLVSNITDNTKEITLTGNDIYGFATGLNSKGTSPQTAVKKAPALTLRQTGFIAPPVKGININPNASPGTSIATANLKGKYVFIDFWSTYCGPCIQEFDYLKEAYAKYNRQQLEIVGVIDDRDQNVTLQILKEHNINWPNIKMEASGTSIPGYQDINSYPTNLLIDPQGKIIAMDLRGDALMNKLKTLIAL
- a CDS encoding alkaline phosphatase family protein, translating into MFKKTIILQAFVLLLVAAGANAQVKPNSKELKTLIVFFDGLRPDYITPEAMPNLYAFRKQGSYGKQHHSVYPTVTRVNSSAYSTGSYPAKTGLMGNTVYFPEVDQLKGLNTGEAEDLNRISKATNGKLLTTVSLGELLKAAGKRMMVFSSGSTGQALLQNHTVSGGAIVNPSMILPESFKDTVVNSIGPIPKHEKPNTAQHKWVADALIKFGLAANGPAVSAIWFSDPDGTAHADGIGSETAMASIQSVDHEFGRIMEYLKSNNLDQVYNIIISTDHGFVTHVGKQNVTSVLIEKGLKKDRLSDDVVVAEGAIYVKNHDAEVIKKIVATLQEQDFVGPVFTKGTNPGDLKGWVAGTLAFEAIHWNHPTRSADILVDEKWDNSKNKFGYEGTSFSGGVAGHGGFSPYEVHIALMAAGPSFKKTFESELPTSNVDIAPTVLYLQHVPVPRQMDGRVVYELLNEKVPSSAPVTAKTDSIETEVSAPWGTYKLMIHRTILGKYNYIDYAKATRVLKDIK